Genomic DNA from Nomascus leucogenys isolate Asia chromosome 10, Asia_NLE_v1, whole genome shotgun sequence:
CTCAAGCTCAAGTTGCTGAAATCTATTTGCCAGCTCCATGCAGCCAGACCTAGCTTGCTAATGCAAGGATAAAAGGAGCAAGTTCTTTGGGCTCACCCAAGGCAAACAGGCCAAGTgtctcctgcccctcctccagaAGCATTTGGATGACTTCTAAGGAAATGCTCCTTCCCCATACGCTTCCTCTCCACCCACTGAGTGCCAGTCAACACCACCTCCCCTGGACAGCTGGTCCTCTAGGAGGTGCCATAAAGCAAATGCCAAATAGGGCCCAAATTCTGACTGACAATTGGCAGAACTGGCAGAAGAGCCCACCTCTCCGTTTTAGGTGTTGGCTCAAGGCTGCAAACTTGGCCAAGTGAGACAGTGCCAATCCTTTTTCAGTCTGTTGTCATGGCCAGCAAAGAGGTAACCAGCCTGTGAGTTCAAGTCttgctccccttcctccctcgTACCCCTGCCCGCCCCCAGCACCCTGGAGTGCTAGTTAAGCTTGCTGCAGATCTCCAGCGCTTGCTTGTAGACCTGAGTCACATCATCCATGTCTGTGAGCAGGGAGAAGCTGCTGTCTGCCAGCCGGTTCCGGTACCGCTTCAGGTACTGGGGCCGGGGTCGGTTCTGGAGCCCCTCAAAGTCCTGGATCTGGAGGAAGTTTTCTGCAGAGACACAGCTGCGGATGCGCTGGCGGGCAGGGCGATTCTCCTGTAAATCCAGCAAGTCGAAAGAGTCGCTGGACAGCACACTGTCATCGCTGATGACACTGGAAGGACGGCTGTAGCTCCGGGAGAGGCCCTCGGCAGGGACACCAGGCTCTGACAGGGATTCCAGTGTGGGCGTTTCAGGGCTGACCAGGGCCGGGTCCATGGCGCCCCCTGAGTATTTGCTGCTGTGTTTCAAGATGCCCTTCCTCCGGCAGGAGAGGCTGTGGGAGGTCACCCTAGCTGGGTccggggggctgggggaggggatgcTGCTGCCCATCACATCATTACTGTCCAATAGCTCTGAAGACTCACTGCGCTCTGGGGAAGAGTAGTAACCTGATTCTCTCTGCTGGGTCTTTTTCAAGATGCCTTTCTTGGGCATCGTGGCCGACTGCTTGGGGCTGAGTTTTCCCGGCACCTCTGCCTCTGGTGAGCTTGGGAGGAGCACACCAGTCCTGCACAAGTCCTGTTCCATCTTGAAAGTAGAGGGTAAGGCAGGACCAACTACACCTTCAATGAAGCCAGTGCTGTGAGAGCGATGCTCGCTGTTGCTTCGCTTCTTCAGGATCCCCTTGGGCCTCTTAGAACTCAACTTGGATGGGCTTTCAGGCACTGAGTCCTGACCAGACTGAGCAAAGTCATTCTCTTTCTTGGATTTCTTCAGTGACCGCTGCCGCTCTAGCATGACCTCAGAGGTCGTGGGTTTGGCCAGGCCCTTCATTTTGGCTTCAGTGTCAGTCTGCAGCCCTGTGGAACGGTGGTGCCAGTCAATGATCCGAGCCAGGAGTGGGGACTCAGAGTCATGGAGGGCATCGCAGTCACACACGCTGCTCTTATAGCCCCAGTTCACCCACCAGTGGTTGGCAATGTCCTCAATAGTGGCCCGGCGATCGGGGTTCACCATCAGCATCCACCGTATGAGTCCTCGAGCATCTAAGGGACAAGGGACAAAAAGAATCGGGCATTATGTGGGAGCTTCTGGCTTTGCAATAGTGGAACCCTCCAGGAGTGATGAAAGACACACACTCCCTCTAGGAAGAATCCATCTGGAGACCTGGTCCAGCCACATTATGGAGCAGGAAGCCCCAGCCTTTCAGACCATCCATCAAAAGCATAATCAAGACTCGGAACCACAGGCCAGGGTGCCATCGCATCATGACATGTTTTCCCTGTAAGTGAGGAAACGTCATAGAACTACTAAGCTTTTCATCATCTTGAATCTTTAGAAAATGTGGAAGGTCAGGTAACCAAGAAAAAATCCAGACTTGACCCTGAGAGGTGCCCCACCATTCCTTTGGCGAATATCATTTTACCAGAGGAAAAACAGGTGTAGATGACCATGGCTTTCTTTATTCCTCCAAAGGTGGGCTTGTATAAACATACAGCACCTGCAGTCACTGGGAAAGCATGCCAGAGGCAGAACATGGAGTGTGGCTCAGAGGCACTTACCTGACACACCTGGGCAGTAAGCGTGGCCGTCTCCAAAGCTGGCCTCGCCCCAAGGTCCTGGCCAGGTTCTGAGACCAACACTCAGTGAGCTGgcctcctttccctctctgaCATAAGCCATCTTCTACTGAGCTGTCAGATCAGAGAAGTGATCTATATCTGCTTCCCATTCACAGCCTGTCTGAAAATTCTACTTGCAAATTTCTGCTGCCAGAGAATTACGGAAAACCCCTAAAGGGATGCTGAGAAGGCCACAGGAACCAACTGACTCTCAAAGCTTATAAACTGACTTTTAGGTTCAAACTGTGTTCCCCCAATTGGGGTGAATTATATTCTTGGAAGCTGCCACCTCCCCTCAGCTGCTTATCTAGGCGAATGAGAAGCTGGCAAGGGCCTGGTAATAGGGACTGGGGCAAGAAACACCCCTGAAAAGTACCAAGATGATCATCCtcagtcattcaataaatatttcttgaacgcCTACAATGTGCCAGGAACCGCATTGGCATCAGTTAGCTGGTGAGGCAAAGAAGACCACTTTAGAGGTCACTCTGAATTTCTCCAAAAAGAACAGGCTGgcttgttgaataaattatatatatagagagagataatgcatatctctctctatatatatacatacaacagtCTAGCCTCATTATCCATAGAGtctgtatttgcaaatttgcctacttgctaaaatttattggTAACCTCAAAATCAATATTCACAGCTCTTTTGCAGTCATTTTTGCATATACACAGAGCAGCAAAAAATTTGAGTCACCCCAACACACATATGTATTCACAGCTGTGGTCAAACAAGGCAACACTCTGCCTTCTTATTTCAGTTCTCATACTATTATACAAACTGTCCTTTTCTCAGTCTATTTAGTGCTGTATTTCTCAcactttttggaatttttattggtGATTCCTCTTTTTAAATGCCCCCCCAAAACAGTGCTGAAGCACTGTTCAGTGTTCCTAAGctcaagaaggctgtgatgtgccttatggagaaGATAAGTGTGTTAGATCAGTtttgttcaggcatgagttacagtGCTGTTGGCTGTTGAGTTTGAtgttaatgaattaataatacagattaaataaggtgtctttaaacagagacacacataaaacaaagttatATATCAATCAGTTAACAAAAATATTGTGAGCAGAGGCTCTCAGGAACCTAACCCTctatttcccctaggagcaatAGTTCAGTATTCACAAATTCAGTGTTTGTAGCAACTTTGTAAAACATAACTACTATGAATGGGAATCAACTGTGTATGTGTAGGTATAcagataaacatatatatatatatgcatgtgtatagtATGTATATAAATGAAGTGCCAATGTTAACTTTATTTGTTAACAAAAATGACCAATGATGGCCAGCTGTACACACTCTCTATACAGGCATGATGTTCCCCATCAAGAGATGAAGCTCATGACCGTGGTTTTCTTGACCAATAGAACACAGCAGATGTGACACAATCTGGGTACAAGCATGGACATggcactggcactccagcctgggcaacagagcgagacactctctcaagaaaaattttaaaaaaagaaagaaagctcgGCAACTTTTTATTCCTCCTTCTTAGAACCCCAAGCTGCCACTGTGGGGTGGCACCTCTGAGAGCACCAAGGAAGGTCCACCGTTcagccccagcagcagccccagctgCCAGCTGCTTACAACTGTAGGAGAGGAAGGCCATAAGAGCACTTCCCAACCCACAGGGGTGAAAGAGATGATTTCATGGTTgtgtaagccactgagtttgtttTGTAGGGGCAGATGGGGTAGAGTTGTTATGCAGAAATCAGTAATGAGACAGTACCCATGAGCCGTGTCCCATGCCAGTGGCACAGTAATGAGAGACAGAGCAGTGGCCACCCTCACAGTATTTACATTCTCAGGTGGGTGGTTTCCATGTCTACTCAGACTGGGAGAGACCTCATCTAATACCTTTTCCAAAGTATTTATGGTGGAGAATCTGAATCcaaagagattaagtgacttgcccagatCCACACAGCAAGCAAACAGGATTCCTAGAACGTGTGCTCTGAAAATTTCCTTTGGGAAGGTTTGGGGAAAGCAGCCTAATAAGCCAGCTTTGCCAAGGATGACACTtctgagaagaaggaagaggaaaaccCAGTGACTCCAGATAGACATactaaaacaaaagcagaaaatgagaGTTGGGTAAACAGATCTCTCTCCCCTCCACCTCTGACCCTCCCTCCACAGGGCACTCACCTGAGGGCTGCGTGGGCTCCCGGTACTCTCCGCTGCTGATCTGCCGAATGAGGTTTTTGTGATCGAAACCATCGAAGGGCATTGTTCCATAAACGAGAGTGTAAAGCAACACACCCAGGGCCCAGCTGTCCACCTGGAGCAGAGAGACAGCACATATAGGAGAGCTGGGAAACAGATCCCAAGATGCCTTCCAAACCATTAGCATCACAGCCCGTGAGCAGCCACCCCCGACACCCCCAGGAACTGACTTTAGCACCCGGAAGACAGGTTCCCAGTGCAGCCTGACACCTGACAGCAATGCAGCTGGGACCTGCTACAGGCCCTGACCTTTCCATTCTGAACAGAGGCCAGTGGCCCCAACTAGTAAAGAACTTTCTTAAACAGATTATCTTCTTTAATTCTCACTACAATTTTGTGAAGCAGTTAGGGCCAGGACTATTTTCAGCCCCACTTAACAGATGAGAATactgaggcaggaagaacctAAATGGTTTCTCCAGAGCCCCTGCCCTAGTGACAGAGGTAAAACTGGGATGTGGGGCTCTTCATTCCTAATCCAGGAATCAATTCCTTCCTGCACTTTCTTCAAACGAATCAGGAATTACAAACTGAAATCTTGTAAGAGCCAAGCAAACAACAGATATACACAAAGCAAGAAAGAATTGGGGTTATGACATAGAGTGTTGGGGATGGAGACAAACTGTACAGTACATTCACCCGTCTTAGGCAGACAGCCTCTCCTTAGCTAATTGCTGCCAGGTAGTAATGTGGGCCCAGCACTGCTCGATTCTTTGGTTTTACAAGAGAAATCAGAAACCAAATTTTTACATGAAATCTCCCAATTAATACatgtttgttcaatttttttaataaaaactaagGTGGCCAAATAAAGGAGTTTGCTGACCAGATCACAGACTGCCAGCCTGGAACCTCAAAAACAggtcatcaaagaccaaaatatTCATTATCTATGAGAAATTTAGTGTCGAGTTTCTACAAGTTTGTAAATTGAGTTCTAGGCTCCTCCCTCACATTCTTATTTTAGAAAGACTTTCTCTTCATTGCAGTTAATAGATGGTCTTGGCATCCTTCTCTTTAGCCTTCAGCCCTGCCCCCAAACACTCtcaaacacataaatatttgaaagaaaacatttcaacaCACTGAGCAGCTGCTATTTAAAGGATACTGAGTGGATGAACTTCTCTGAAAAGAGAACCATCTTTCAAAAAGAGAATCATCACTCACAACTcactcattttcaaaataaaatttccacATACCCATATCTTACAGTGGCCCTTGAAAGCACTAGCATGTaaggaaatgtatttctcatgagTTAGAAGAtgtcattaaaatgtatttccttagTCAGATATGCATGCTGccaaaaatgtatacaaaaaagatatttaCTCCAGAGTGaggcaattttttgtttgtttgttttgtctgttttgataTAATAGGGAAAAAACTAAATGTTCACATCTagacattattaaataaattttggtgTATTCATCgataaaatgtcattaaaatcatgtttttaataaCGAATTTGGAAATTGTCACAAGATAGTTTTGACGGTAAAGGGCAAGATATACGTGTGTgtcacatacatatgtatatcttGCCTTTTATTAACTTATCTCAATTATTTTCAAAGTGCAGAGATCTACATTGGGAAAAGTTTAAAAGTCACAGAAGTATTAAGTGATTATTTTTTCTAGGGGGATGGCAGGtacctttattttctcttttaggcTCTTCTGGGTTTCCCAAATTTCCTCCCAGGAGTATATATTACTGCTTTTATAATTGCACGAGGAAACGTTTTCCTTGCTTGCTTTTTTAGGCTCTGTTTTTTTAAGCATTTCTCGAATCCAGTTTttgcccttcctccctcttctccctcccctcccctgccctatACACATTGGGCAAGTTGCTCACCTCTGGCCCTCGGTAAGGTCTCCCATTGACAATCTCAGGAGATGCATAGAGTGGACTCCCACAAAACGTCTGTAAGAACTTATCCTTCTGGTACAGGTTGGAAAGCCCAAAGTCAGCAATCTACAAAGAGAAGCAAGACCCAGGGAGACTTGTTAGCATTCCGGATTATGTCTGTATTGGTTCAATTCACACCACACAGCACACAGAGTGGATGAAGGGCACCTGGGTGGGTCTGCTGGCTGGATCGCCATTTTCTCTCCAGCCCTGAGTCTTCATAAAGGACCACTCAGCCCAAGCAGGTCAGTGTTTCCTAGCTGCAGTCCCTGGCATCCATCACAAGTTCTACCAAAACTGCAGACTACAAGCTCTGTGACTTACTTAGAAATTACTCTTTAAATGGACGCTCTATTTAAACTTTAATTTAGACTTGCTCTGAGAAATAACATTCACAAAATCACTGGCTTGATGTTTCTGATGAACATTAAGGTGTGTAACTATTAATTTAAGAATTCTCCCTCTGTGCTCTACCCAATTATACTGCATCTGCGGTGGTGTGCATATCACACTGCAGAAAAACCCTGACCTACGCAACTGGTGATACCACCTCTGTATCCACTCACACACTGATCGGAACTGTATTTTGCCTGTCTTGTGACTCAAGATGAAATGGACTAATTGACTCACAGCATTGGGTTTTGAGGCATCATATTTCAGCCCCAACTCTGCTCCTATCTGTTACTTAATGACCTtcagcctcagtttacccaccAGAAAATGGAAATCCATGATCCCTTTCCTGTTCTAGCTCACAGGATTATCAtgagaataataagaaaaagaaatcaatcgaCATGAGACCTTGgctgggcggatcatttgaggtcaagaatttgagaccagcctggccaacatggagaaaccctgtctctactaaaaatacaaa
This window encodes:
- the NUAK1 gene encoding NUAK family SNF1-like kinase 1 isoform X2, whose amino-acid sequence is MEYASKGELYDYISERRRLSERETRHFFRQIVSAVHYCHKNGVVHRDLKLENILLDDNCNIKIADFGLSNLYQKDKFLQTFCGSPLYASPEIVNGRPYRGPEVDSWALGVLLYTLVYGTMPFDGFDHKNLIRQISSGEYREPTQPSDARGLIRWMLMVNPDRRATIEDIANHWWVNWGYKSSVCDCDALHDSESPLLARIIDWHHRSTGLQTDTEAKMKGLAKPTTSEVMLERQRSLKKSKKENDFAQSGQDSVPESPSKLSSKRPKGILKKRSNSEHRSHSTGFIEGVVGPALPSTFKMEQDLCRTGVLLPSSPEAEVPGKLSPKQSATMPKKGILKKTQQRESGYYSSPERSESSELLDSNDVMGSSIPSPSPPDPARVTSHSLSCRRKGILKHSSKYSGGAMDPALVSPETPTLESLSEPGVPAEGLSRSYSRPSSVISDDSVLSSDSFDLLDLQENRPARQRIRSCVSAENFLQIQDFEGLQNRPRPQYLKRYRNRLADSSFSLLTDMDDVTQVYKQALEICSKLN
- the NUAK1 gene encoding NUAK family SNF1-like kinase 1 isoform X1, translated to MEGAAAPVAGDRPDLGLGAPGSPREAVAGATAAPAAAAAPEPRKPHGVKRHHHKHNLKHRYELQETLGKGTYGKVKRATERFSGRVVAIKSIRKDKIKDEQDMVHIRREIEIMSSLNHPHIISIYEVFENKDKIVIIMEYASKGELYDYISERRRLSERETRHFFRQIVSAVHYCHKNGVVHRDLKLENILLDDNCNIKIADFGLSNLYQKDKFLQTFCGSPLYASPEIVNGRPYRGPEVDSWALGVLLYTLVYGTMPFDGFDHKNLIRQISSGEYREPTQPSDARGLIRWMLMVNPDRRATIEDIANHWWVNWGYKSSVCDCDALHDSESPLLARIIDWHHRSTGLQTDTEAKMKGLAKPTTSEVMLERQRSLKKSKKENDFAQSGQDSVPESPSKLSSKRPKGILKKRSNSEHRSHSTGFIEGVVGPALPSTFKMEQDLCRTGVLLPSSPEAEVPGKLSPKQSATMPKKGILKKTQQRESGYYSSPERSESSELLDSNDVMGSSIPSPSPPDPARVTSHSLSCRRKGILKHSSKYSGGAMDPALVSPETPTLESLSEPGVPAEGLSRSYSRPSSVISDDSVLSSDSFDLLDLQENRPARQRIRSCVSAENFLQIQDFEGLQNRPRPQYLKRYRNRLADSSFSLLTDMDDVTQVYKQALEICSKLN